The Acidithiobacillus ferrooxidans ATCC 23270 genomic interval CGCCGCCGTCAGGTTGAAGGCACGCTCCACCTGCGCCATCAGATCCTTGCCATCAAAAGGCTTGGTGAGGAAGGCAAAGACACCCTGGTCAGCGGCCAGCAGGGCATCGGGGATGGAACCGTGGGCGGTAAGGATGATGACGGGCAACGTCGGGTAGTCGCGGCGAATGGCGTCCAGCAGCGCCATACCGTCCATCTCATCCATCTTGAGATCGGTGATGACCAGGGACGGGTGCTCCATCGCCAGTACCGACAACGCTTCGCTGCCGCTGGCCGCGGTGCTGACCACATAGCCGGCCGCCTTCATGCGCAGGGACAACAGACGCAGGAGATCGGCGTCATCATCCACGAGTAAGATTCTGCCTTTTTCCATTTCGGTTCAGTGCCCCTGAGGTAAACGTGCGTTTTTTTCGATCTGCACCAGCTCGTTCAGCTTCTTGCGCAACTCCGCCTCGCGCTGCTGGGACTGCGAGAGACGGCTTTGGAGTTCGTTGACCCGCGCCTGCAGCTTCTGGTAGCCGGGATCACCCGCCCTGGCATCGGCCAGTTGGCTGGTCAGACTCGCCACCTCTGCCTTTTCGGAAACACAACCCGCAGTCACCGGAGCGGCCTTTTCCAGCGCTGCAATCTGATCCCGCAAGGCCATCAGGGTGCTGGTCTGTACCACCTGTTCACCGGGCTTGAGAGTCACTGTATTGGGCGGGAGCGGCAACGGTGTGGTCGCGCAACCCGCCAGGGTCAGCACGATGAACACCACGGGGAGCGACATGGTCGGTGAGGGGCAGGCGCAACTGGAACCAGGCCCCCGGCGTTTCTTTATCCAGCAATTCAAGACTTCCCCCATAACTCAGTACATATTCTCTGGCAATGGCCAGGCCCAACCCGCTGCCCTCGATCTTTCCCGCATCGGAGGCTTCGCCCCGGTAGAGAATATCAAAAATCTTTTCACGCTCTTGGGGCGCCACACCGGACCCCTCATCCTGAACATCGAGAACCGCCTGTTCGTCCTGTACCTGCAAATGTACCTGTATGGTAGCGTTTTGCGGCGAGAATTTCACGGCATTTGAGAGCAGATTATCGCAAATGGTCCGCAGGCGATCTTCATGGCCACGCACCCGCACCTCCGCCAGATCCGTGACCAGGTGCAGGGATTTGCTACGCAGGCTCGGCTTATAGCTCAACAACAAGTCCTCCACGACCACCGTCAGGGAGATTTCCTGCACCATGCCCGCCCCCACCGGCCCCTCGGCCAGGCTGAAACGCAGCAGGTCTTCGATCAGGCGCTGCAAACGCAAGCTGTTATCGCGGACGATGTGCACGATCTCCTGCTGCTCGGCGCCCAGTTCATGCCCCAGATCCTCCTGGAGCAACTCCGCGCCTTCGCGAATGGCCGTCAGCGGCGTCTTCAGCTCATGGGAAAGCTGCCGCAGGAAATGCAGCTTGGCGGCTTCCAACGCGTTGAGCCGGTTACGCAGCCACTCCAGACGGTCACCCAGGCTGGCAATATCCCGGGGACCCTGCACGGCTATGGGCGTTTCCAGATCGCCATCACCCAGGCCGGAAACCGCCTGATCGAGACGCCGGATGGGACGGGTGATCAACACGATAAACAGGATGGCGACGGCAATGGAGAGTGGCAGCACCAGCAATACTTCCGCAATGGTCAGACGCTTGATGGCCAGCGCCCGGGTACCCAGTTTGGCCACTTCGGTGCTGATCCCCTCATTCACGTCACTTTGGAGACGTTGTGCCTCACCGGTGGCAAGGCTGAAGTCGCTTTCCAGCGCACTGCGGTTGCCCCCCAGGGATACCAGCGGCAATAGTTGCCGCGCGTGAGTCAGATGCGCTGCCAGCCGCTCGAGATGCCGACGATCCACGGGAGAAGGCCCTGCGGCGGCAAACTGGGTGCTGGCTTTCTTGTACTCCGCAAAACTCTGATCATAGAGCACCAGCAGCGCCTGATCCTGCAGGACCGTATACTGCAGACCATAGCGTTCCATGGATCGCACCGCGTTATTCATCCGGTTGGCCGCATCACTCATGGCCACTGCGCGCAAGATGCTCACCTGTCCCTGTTCGGCAAAGTGCGCGATGGAAAAGGTTACGCTGACGATAACCAGCACCAGCGGCACAATGGCCAGACCAAAACCGATGACGATGAGTTTGGAGATGGAACTCGGGCGTAATGCCATGGACCTGCAAGCTCCGGCGAAGATCATGAAGAGCCTCAGCGTAGAATCGTGGGCAGGAAAGTGCAAGGACTTCGAGACATCCGGGCCCGCCCGCCGCGTCAGGGGAGCAGCCGATCCAGCAAAAAGCCCGGGGATTAACCCCCCGGGCTTGAACATCAGAACTCAACAAGTCACGCCGCAGAGGCGCAACCCGATCAATCCTCAGGCCGCAGGCTTCTTCGCCACCGCCTTCTTCTCCATCACCTTGTGCGCAGGAGCCTTCTTTACGACCTTCTTGTGCGTCGCCTTCTTTTCCACCACCTTATGCTCAGGGGCTTTATGCGCCATGGTCTTTTCCGGGGCCTTCGCGGCAGCGGCAGGGACTTCGGTGGCAAAAGCTGCAGTGGCCGTCAGGAAGGACAGGGCAGCCGTCAGGGCAATAATCTTTTTCATGGGTAATCTCTCCTCAAAAGGTGGTTCCAGTTCCCGCATTCAGCGGTGCCGTCTTTCGACGGCAATCAGGCATAAGCATAAGTCATGCCATATAGCTATGTGCATGTTTTTCAGCCAAAACAGGGGGAAGCGGAGTATCGCGAAGGCAATATTACGTCACCTCCCGGCGACAGAACATGACGGTTTTATGACGATTTTCTAATAATCAGATGCTCCGGCGTGCCTTGGCCCTGTCGTCCGAGAACGACGTCAGAGCCGAAATGAATTGCGGCGCGCTGCGGAGGCGCCCTTCAGGAGTCCTGCGGTGCCGGCGGCACGTAGCCTTCCGGCGATTGGGCACCATCGCCAAAGAAATAGGCTTCCATCTGTTTTTCCAGAAATGTTCGCGACTTGGGATCGATGGGAGAAAGACGGTATTCGTTGATGAGCATGGTTTGGTGTTTCAGCCAGCCCTGCCAGGCCTCCTTGGAGACTTCCTGATAAATTCGCGCGCCAAGGGCGCCAGGATAAGGCGGACGATCAAGACCTTCGGCCTCATGGCCAAGTTTTACGCACTGTACCATTCGTGACATGACGGCAATTCCTCGATGATTCCGGGGTGGATGACATGGTGCCCCCTATATTACCTGAACTTGTCGCTCAGGAATAAGCCGCACGGCATGGCCGCAGCAGCAGCGCATATAAAAGCTGGCAAACCGCGAGTAAACGCCGCTCCTCGCGCGCAACATGGCAATAAATCTACTCTATAAAACAACCCAACGCACCAGGGCGAAAAAGCCGGTTCGTTCAGCGAACCAACCGCCAGCCAGAAAGGATGTCACCCACGGTACAAAACTTGTAACTACTTGCTAATATAGTGGGAATGCCGGATGGAGCGTGAATCGGCCCACACAAGGCTCCCTGAAGTCTCGGCGTGCGTTTTACTACATCATAAACTTGCATCATTAACTTGCATTATGGCCGTGGTATGTTTCATACTTGAAACCATCCGCAAAATTGGGGCAGACAAAAAGGGGATTATCCATGAGTTTAGTGCCTGTGATTTTGTCCGGCGGTACGGGTTCCCGCCTGTGGCCGCTCTCCCGCAAATCCTTTCCCAAACCTTTCGTCGCGTTGCCAGACGGCGAAAACCTCATTCAAAAAACCCTGCATCGCATCATCAACCTGGGAGCCGAAGGCCCCATCCTCACGGTCACCAACCGCGACTACTATTTTCTGACGCGCGACACCTATGCCGCCTGCGCCAAAACCCGCCATTGCAAGATACCGGACGCACACTACCTGCTGGAGCCGGAGGGCCGCAACACCACCCCCGCCATGGCCGCAGCGGCCCTCTGGGCGCGCGAGATGGAGGGGGATGACGCGGTTCTCCTCTTCCTCCCGGCGGACCATCTCATCGCGGACGAAGCGCGCTTCGGCGCCGCCGTACGGAGCGCGGCGGCCCTGGCCGGGCAAGGTTACCTCGTCACCTTTGGCGTGACCCCCACCGCGCCGGAAACCGGCTACGGCTACATTCAGGCGGGCGAGTCACTGGGCGCGGGGCGCCAGGTCGTGCGCTTCGTCGAAAAACCCAATGCCGCAACCGCCCGAGACTATCTCACCAGCGGCGACTACCTGTGGAACTCCGGCATGTTCTGCATGCAGGCGGGCAGCCTGCTGACGGCGCTGAAGGACCATGCCCCCGCCATCCTCGCCGCCGCCAGCGCCGCGACAGCCTCCGCCACGCGCAACGGTGACACCTGGGAGCTTGGTGAGGAATTTGCTGCAGCCCCGGACATCTCCATCGACTACGCCGTCATGGAAAAGGCCGCCAACGTGGCGGTGGTGCGCGCCGACTTCGACTGGAACGACCTCGGCGCCTGGACCGGTTACAGCGCGCTGATGCGGGAAGACGAAAACGGCAACCAGATCCACGCCCACGACAGCCTCTTCATCGATGCGCAGCGCTGCGTCGTGCATAGCCCGGACCGGCTGACCGCCGTACTCGGTCTGCGCGATGTGCTCATCATAGACACCCCGGATGCGCTATTGATCGCCGACCGGCGCCGGGATCAGGAAGTCAAAACCATCGTCGAACGCCTCAAAGCCCGCAAGCACGATAGCGTGGATATTCACACCACCGTCCACCGCCCCTGGGGCACCTACACCACGCTGGAAGAGGGCGACCGTTTCAAGATCAAGCGGATTGTCGTCAAGCCCGGTGAAAAGCTCTCGTTGCAGATGCACCATCATCGCAGCGAACACTGGATCGTGGTGAGCGGCACCGCCAGAATCGTCAACGGCGATACCGAAAAGTTGATTCTAACCAACGAATCCACCTATATCCCGGCTGGTCATTGCCATCGCCTGGAAAACCCCGGCATGATCGACCTGGTGCTGATCGAAGTACAGAGCGGGGCTTATCTGGGGGAGGACGATATTGTACGGTTCGACGATATTTATGGTCGCGCCCCGAAAAAAGCGCCAGAATCTCCCGGAATGTCCATCACCGGTTAAACCCGCAAAAGGAACGCTGCGTGCTCAAGGCCCTCTGGACCCGGATCAGAAATCTGAACAAACTCTTTATCTATGTGGTGGTTCTACCCACCGCGGTAGCAATTCTCTATTTCGGGATCATCGCCTCGCCGGTTTATATCTCCGAGTCCCGCTTCATCGTATACAGCCCCAGCCAACATATGAGCAGTTCCGGTCTCAGCAGCCTGCTCAGCGGTCTGTCGGGCAGCAGCTCCATGACCGGCACCTACTCTGTCCACGACTACATCGAATCCTGGGACGCCATGATGGCGGTAAACCGCGCCTACAACCTGAAAGAGGTGTATGGCAATAGCGGGATCGACATCTTCGGCCGTTTTGGCGGTCTCTTTTACCCCTCCAGCAGCTACGTGAAACTGCTGCGCTATTACCAGTCCATGGTCACCGACAACCTGGACAACACCAGCGGCATCACCAAACTCAAGGTGCGCGCCTACAGCGCCGCGGATGCCCAAAAGATCAACGCCTTCCTCCTGCAAAAAAGCGAAGCGCTGATCAACCAGATGAATGATCAAGCCAGGGAAAACGCGGTCAGCTATGCCCAGCAAGATGTAAACAAGGCCGAGGTGCGGGTAAATCAGGCCACCGTCGCGCTCGCCGCATACCGGAATCAGCATGCGGTATTCAGCCCCGATCCCCAGTCGGCGCTACAGCTCCAGCTCATATCCCAGCTCCAGACCCAGGTCATCTCTGAAAAAGCGCAACTCGCCGCCATTCTTCAACACGCGCCACAAAACCCGCAGATCCCCGTGCTGCGCAGTGGTATCGCGGCGCTGGTGTCTGAAGTGGACAAGGAAAAAGCCAAGGTAGTCGGCGGAAAAAGCTCCCTGGCCAGTAAGGATCCGGCCTATGTGCGGCTGTCCCTCGCTCAGGCGTTGGCGACAAAGATCCTGGAGGCGGCGGTCACCTCGCTGGAACAGGCCAAGGTGGAGGCACAGAAGCAGCAACTCTACCTGGAACCCATCTCCAGGCCCAATCTGCCCGATGCACCCCAAGAGCCGCACCGCGTACGCGATATCCTGGGCGTATTGGCCCTGGCGTTGGTGGTGTGGGGGGTGCTGAGCATACTGGTCGCCGGCGTGCGAGAACACCATGACTAAGCACCATATGGCAAAGCCCTTGTATTCGACATGCACAGGCGAGGCGCATCATGCCAGAACAGCTTGATATCCAGCGCATTCTCGCGTTGCCCGATAACGAGTTTCTGCTAGAAGTATTTCGCGCACTTCTGGGTCGCGATCCCGACCCGGATGGCCTGCATTTTTATACCAACCGCCTGCAGCAGGGGATCAGCAGAACACGGGTACTGCTCGAATTTCGGACTTCTGCCGAAGGGCAAAAACGGGCGGATGTCCTTTCGGTACCGGAACTGAATGCGTTGGTCCCGCGCTATCGGTTTCTCAAACAACTGCCTTTGGGCAAATGGCGGTGGCTGTTTTTGCCCACGCTAAACAAAACGACAAAACCCGGCGAACAGGCCGGGCCTCGTTGGCACCAGAAGGAACCCACGTTCTGGGAAGGCATTGCCATCCAACGAAGGGTGATCTGGGCGCTTATTCTACGCGAGACGGTTACCCGTTATGGACGAGAGAATCTGGGGATGTTGTGGTTTTTCGCCGAACCACTGCTGTTTATCGTTGGTATCACACTTTTATGGAGCTACATCGAACCCAGGTCCGTTCCAGCCGGAACGGTGGCCGCTTTTGCGGTGGTCAGTTATCCGACCGTTTTGCTCTGGCGTAACACCGCGAATAGGGTGACAAAGGCTATTGAAGTGAATCAAGCACTTTTGCATCACCGCCCCATTCGGGCACAGGATTTTTTCTACTCCAGGATAT includes:
- a CDS encoding DUF4214 domain-containing protein; this translates as MPEQLDIQRILALPDNEFLLEVFRALLGRDPDPDGLHFYTNRLQQGISRTRVLLEFRTSAEGQKRADVLSVPELNALVPRYRFLKQLPLGKWRWLFLPTLNKTTKPGEQAGPRWHQKEPTFWEGIAIQRRVIWALILRETVTRYGRENLGMLWFFAEPLLFIVGITLLWSYIEPRSVPAGTVAAFAVVSYPTVLLWRNTANRVTKAIEVNQALLHHRPIRAQDFFYSRILLEFASATGSFLVIFILFVAVGISHFPANLFDMVMGWLMVAWFAFGFVLTMGGLSEVSEVVEKVSHIILYLMLPFSGGFFPAYIVPEPMRNYLLLFPLADCVEFFRYGYYGDSFPCYYHLGYTIICNLALTLFGLAMMTYAIRKVEAT
- a CDS encoding oxidative damage protection protein, with translation MSRMVQCVKLGHEAEGLDRPPYPGALGARIYQEVSKEAWQGWLKHQTMLINEYRLSPIDPKSRTFLEKQMEAYFFGDGAQSPEGYVPPAPQDS
- a CDS encoding HAMP domain-containing sensor histidine kinase, producing the protein MALRPSSISKLIVIGFGLAIVPLVLVIVSVTFSIAHFAEQGQVSILRAVAMSDAANRMNNAVRSMERYGLQYTVLQDQALLVLYDQSFAEYKKASTQFAAAGPSPVDRRHLERLAAHLTHARQLLPLVSLGGNRSALESDFSLATGEAQRLQSDVNEGISTEVAKLGTRALAIKRLTIAEVLLVLPLSIAVAILFIVLITRPIRRLDQAVSGLGDGDLETPIAVQGPRDIASLGDRLEWLRNRLNALEAAKLHFLRQLSHELKTPLTAIREGAELLQEDLGHELGAEQQEIVHIVRDNSLRLQRLIEDLLRFSLAEGPVGAGMVQEISLTVVVEDLLLSYKPSLRSKSLHLVTDLAEVRVRGHEDRLRTICDNLLSNAVKFSPQNATIQVHLQVQDEQAVLDVQDEGSGVAPQEREKIFDILYRGEASDAGKIEGSGLGLAIAREYVLSYGGSLELLDKETPGAWFQLRLPLTDHVAPRGVHRADPGGLRDHTVAAPAQYSDSQAR
- a CDS encoding mannose-1-phosphate guanylyltransferase/mannose-6-phosphate isomerase, producing the protein MSLVPVILSGGTGSRLWPLSRKSFPKPFVALPDGENLIQKTLHRIINLGAEGPILTVTNRDYYFLTRDTYAACAKTRHCKIPDAHYLLEPEGRNTTPAMAAAALWAREMEGDDAVLLFLPADHLIADEARFGAAVRSAAALAGQGYLVTFGVTPTAPETGYGYIQAGESLGAGRQVVRFVEKPNAATARDYLTSGDYLWNSGMFCMQAGSLLTALKDHAPAILAAASAATASATRNGDTWELGEEFAAAPDISIDYAVMEKAANVAVVRADFDWNDLGAWTGYSALMREDENGNQIHAHDSLFIDAQRCVVHSPDRLTAVLGLRDVLIIDTPDALLIADRRRDQEVKTIVERLKARKHDSVDIHTTVHRPWGTYTTLEEGDRFKIKRIVVKPGEKLSLQMHHHRSEHWIVVSGTARIVNGDTEKLILTNESTYIPAGHCHRLENPGMIDLVLIEVQSGAYLGEDDIVRFDDIYGRAPKKAPESPGMSITG
- a CDS encoding capsule polysaccharide transporter: MLKALWTRIRNLNKLFIYVVVLPTAVAILYFGIIASPVYISESRFIVYSPSQHMSSSGLSSLLSGLSGSSSMTGTYSVHDYIESWDAMMAVNRAYNLKEVYGNSGIDIFGRFGGLFYPSSSYVKLLRYYQSMVTDNLDNTSGITKLKVRAYSAADAQKINAFLLQKSEALINQMNDQARENAVSYAQQDVNKAEVRVNQATVALAAYRNQHAVFSPDPQSALQLQLISQLQTQVISEKAQLAAILQHAPQNPQIPVLRSGIAALVSEVDKEKAKVVGGKSSLASKDPAYVRLSLAQALATKILEAAVTSLEQAKVEAQKQQLYLEPISRPNLPDAPQEPHRVRDILGVLALALVVWGVLSILVAGVREHHD